The Carassius gibelio isolate Cgi1373 ecotype wild population from Czech Republic chromosome A1, carGib1.2-hapl.c, whole genome shotgun sequence region TCAGAAAGTTCATCTGATTGAGGGGTccaccattttttttacttttttgtacaTGATATTGATGCAAAGGTGCATGAATTGGTTTTTGCCATATTCAAGGCTGGAGTCTCCTTGTCCGAATCATAATGCAAAACGATTGTGAACACTAGCAGAATCCCACAGTGATTGGAACAGCATTAATATAAATGCAACTGTAAAGGTTCAGTCTATGCGCTCCACGAAGCTCACTCAGGAAGCTCACTCAGGAAGCTCATCTGACTGAGGGGTCCTCAACACTCTTTGTTTTCTGGACAAAAAACTCGTACAGAACATTTAGCTAACATACCCATTAAGTTCtgaacattttatttctgaatgaaCGAAAAACAAATCATGGTTATGTGAATGTTATGGGAATGTTGCATTTTATCAATGTGAATGCATCTTAACATCACTGCCAGTGTGAACTCAAAGGGCATGTCATTTGGATTAAGGGGGTGTTTTTTTAAAGAGGCTTGGGTGATTGTGGCCACATTCTAAATCTAGAGCCATAGCTAGCTCTCTGTCACACAATTGTGAGCACTAGCAGAATTCCACCGTGTtcggaacagcatttatttaaatgcatggtTTAGTCTATGTGCTCCACAAAGATCTTTCAGGAAGTTGGTCTGATTGAGGGATcctcaacactttttttttttttggacatgatATTGATACAGAACGTTATGGTAACATGCCCAAAAAGTTAAACaaatgttatttctgaatgttttttgaacatcagtttttttatgttttaaaaacacttttctaggGTTACATGAACATTAGGAGAACGTTCCATTTTATCAATGATAGAAGATGTGAACGCACCTTAACATCAAACACTGCAGCAATGGTTTAAATCTCTGCCACTGTGAAGTCAAGAGGCGTATCGTTTGGATCAGGGATGTGGCTGAACATCACCGAGATCGAGGCTGGAGTCAAAGCTCCTTGTCTGAGTCACAATGCAACATGTTTGCAAACACTAGCAGAGTTCCACAGTGATTGGAACAGCATCCATACAAACGCAACTGCAATGGTTCAGTCTAAGTGCTCCATAAAGCTCAGTCAGGAAGTTTGTCTGATTGAGGGGTCCTCAACACTTTTTAATCAGGCACTGTTTGAAGGCTGATGGCCGTGTGCTGATCGGGCAGCTCTTGGACAGCTTCCCTTGAGGGTCCTTGCACTGAACTGTGCGACTCTGCCAACCCGTATCGCAAGTTCTGGAGCACGTCATCCATGATCCCATTACCCAGCGTGGCCCCACAGGTGTTGTCGGtgtcggagactccatcgtcgcAGGAACCTCAGGAGTAAACGTCATGATCTCGGCTGCTGATAATTCCGCGGCGGTTTCTGAAGTTGCAACTACTGTTCTCGGTGGAAGCGGCATTTTGCGTGGCATGAAGAAGCTGTAGTGGATTTCTAATGGTTTCTTAGAATCCGTGGCCAGAATCTGCACCACCAGGCTCTCCTGAAGGGCCCCGGGGCCCATGCTGTGAAGGGCCTCGTCCCGCTGACTCCAGCCAGTGTAGTTGAGAACAGAGCCATTGAGGGGGATGATGGTCTCAGATGTGGAGATCATGAACTTCCCGTTCAGCAGGTATTCACCTCCAGGCCGCCGCAGCGCCAGATATGCTGTGTAGCGTGATTGGCCTTTGGCTTTGTATTGTCGAACCTTCAGGTGTGTTGAACCCTCAGGAACCTTCACCACATCTGTGTAGCCCTTACTGGAGAACACAGATAACATCAGTTTACCTCATTAAtctttttgtcttaatttttttcccagtacaaatatctaaatattcttaaatcaagatgcatttacttgagaagcaaaattacttCAGATAGTAAGTCTTGTTAAAAtacttctaataaaataaaaatcttgttttccatttgaatttagtttatttttctgaCTCCATTggcatatatatttttagcaacaaCTTATTTAATGTTCATAGTTTCTTAgaaattactttttcttttaaatcttttcaaATTCATATTCAGGTTAGAGACCCAGTGAGTcaatgactacgtttacaagctgttcaaattcgggttatggtcaggttaaggtcactattcgggtttctgaaacattcgggataacccgtttacatgcgtgagcagagagagttactcctgtatacatggaatgtgtaatcagtcgccaatatcccgatgtaaacggcgacgcacggttagcgtctggacgtaagacgcaatatgcgtcatttccgattcttcttcctgtatccaaagactcaaaagaccaagattccttgcgaatagaacatgcgcagaacacacattttgatggggatatgccgaaacgcgtttacaagaccaaatattcgggttagaaaaggggtaccccaggtataatatcccggtttttaaaaaccgggatatgagcatatccgagtttttgccggtgtttacatggccgtgcgcgaccgggttattggctgcatgtaaacgtagtcagtgtATAGAAAAATAATGTATGAACTAGATGTTGTTTAAACGCACTACTTGAGGCTTCTGGAGTCGTTTTTGTGAAAATTTTTATACTTTCGCATCTGAACAATGGCAAAACCAGAAGTGATGTAATGGGAGGGAGTGCGATCATTTTAAACAATAGGAAAACATTGGATGCAATGACAGTTCGGATGCTGAGgaaattgtaaatgtttatttatacttGTTAAATGGACCACAGCCATTCAATTTTGAGCCAACTATTACAGCCATACAATTACGAGCCTACTATGTGGCCAAGCTATGCTGCCAAGAAAGCAGGGACAGGCCATGATTTTTCTAACAATAAAGTTTCATGCTATCGATACTGGTGACCACGGACTTGACTACGAATAACTTTACTAAGAGGTCTTTATGTCCGCACAAAAAGAAGAAttgatattcattcattttacttcacaataacaataatgataacaaAAGGTCAACACAGAGAGAACATGCAAACTCCACACAGAATAAGGTACAAAATACAATGAAAACTGAATTTATAGGACTAATAGCAAATCACACTTTGGTTCCTATTTtagaacaacttaaaaaaaaatcatagtagtCTAGTTAGAGTGAAAAATTAATTCAGGTTTaattacatatactgtatatatagcagGGTTGGGTTTTTGACATGATACATAAATTATAAACTTCCCTCCAAACGATTTTAATTCTGCAGTTTTCCACATGCACCGTGATCTGTGGCAGTTCATTATTATGTATAATAAACATATCCTATCACACAGCagaataccacacacacacacacacacacacacacacacatacataaatatctgcattcatcaaaaaaaaaaaaaaaatgctaatttgttcCAGATTTGAATACTGTGTCACAGTATAATGCGATCCATCGTTTTCCTTTGTTTAAACTGACCTCACTCCTTTCCGTTACGCCACTTCCGGATGCGAATGTAACATTTTTTCAGAACAATTGAAGAAACAATTGAGCTGTACAAGAGATTTGTGATTTTgccttttatttgttttctttcaatgTTCTCCCAGGGGAAAAGGATGTCATACAAGGAACATTTCTTACTTCTATAAATCATATTAAAGCGGTCATGAATTGAGAAATCAACTTTAACTTAAGCTTTTGATATGTAAGAGGTCATCGTACTAAAAGTTTCAGAACTAAAAACATCCctgtaacagaaataaattattttattgatacCAGCCATATAAATACTAGGAATGTGTggttgaactttatttttaatgaagtttcaGCTCACGCGGGTAAAACATTAAGCATTTGCTTCATTTCACCGCAGATTACTTTGTAAACAAGACACAGGCCAACGCTGAATTTGCAGAGAGAATGACATTAAAAGTCAATGCTGTGCCATCTATATTGAATCAGACAGGAATGGCGCAGCCCACttgtatgaataaaaaatatttgaactaTGTGTCACTATTGCTTTAATAGAGATCGCTTTGATATGTCCTGATTATGTGTACGTGTCTAACCAGAGTCACAGAAGGCTCCAAATATGAAGGACAAAGTTTACCATGTAAAACTATtatccaatcatagcagtgggcgttAACTTCCAAGTCTTCAATGTGGCACGCCAATAAAAAACGAGCGTTTCTCAAGCCAGCCTCAAAACCAGGgtagaaaatagcctattacttattGATTTAGATCTTTTTGAATGCAAAAACCATTCAAACGTCATAAGAGTTTAAAagagtataaaataatttaaaaaagccagTTCATGACCCTTTTAAACTTTCAGTTTTGCATATTTCAagctcagaaacacaaacagagagTGTCAGATTTCCAGACGActtgtgtctgagtgtgtgtttataaacaACTTAGAAGATATTTGTTCCCAGAAGTGACATAAACCTGACCAAACATCCAAAAATCTCCCTCCAACGATGAACCCTTTGTTAGGATTTGGTTAAAAACAACAGAAGTGGGCCCATTTGTGTTTTCTAACCTCTTCTTGGTGAAGTTTCCAGCCACTTTGATACAGCTGTTGCCATCGCCACCGCAGATGCCACACTTGTCATACTGGAGTTTAGAGCCGATGATACTGTCGCAGCCGGTGCGAACACACTTCCCCTTCACACACACCGAACTGCTGTATGGACGGCATTCCGTCCCATCAACCACCTGCAGGAAAACCACACAAACCAAACATAACCTACTGTTTGGTATTCATTTATTActactagagatgttccgataccctttttctcttcccgataccgattccgatacctgggctcagggtatcggccgataccgagtactgatccgatacctgggtgtatatctgtatatacagctgtatatactactagccctgtgtaaattgctagaattttttatggtgtgcttcagacagatccctcaataaaacatgaacaaatacatggtgaactactgtatttattacagtatttttattatctaacatgaatttgacagtattatttattttcttatgcaaaaaagaacttcaaatgcagccaaaaatctaacaccgcaaactaaaaaaggtatttaagttttacaatataactgtataaaaaaactgcaacaaataagtctaggaatataaaaaaagatctattaatcagataatctctaacaagtaaaaaacaagtaaaaaacaagcaaccatctaggcataattattattattatagagatgtattattattactgtaggctacaacagtagctttatatattgtcaatttactcatgtaaaccaaacatttattttaatgggctgccatgaagatctttgagtgtctgtgtttatgatatgacagtattctcaaatgaaacggtaaattctcatgaagtgacggtttatgcgttcgtgtcctcatgacacacagcagagactacaaaacagcgagctctcgcgcatctgtgccagtcacccacagagatgtagattttgcgggagtaatatttaaatagtattttgcagtttaatattcacagacactagtatatattcggctactgtctggagccctgcgttttgacttacacggaagcgactgaacgcagttgccggtactgaatatactcgagagtctgtaactaccggtactacagagacatactgctaaccagggctaaagggctgctaacgcgttttcatttcttcttcgctgctctaaacaggggttgcttgtggcaacacagcacaacttcctgtgttttcaatgcattttgagcagcgaagaagaaccgtgcagcggttaggcaaagcttgcggtcataactaggtcttttttaagaaaatggtatcggatcggtatatgggttcatgtactcgccgatgccgatgccagaatttgttgtggtatcggagatatttccgatactagtatcggaatcggaacaactctaattacTACAAGTAAAAAGCCTTTTTcaaatactttatttaatatatttacagatcAACAAGAATATGCTGTTTCTACaagtatttatgctttgatttgaaagaaaacagcagatccttgtggcacggctgacacagaagataTCTGAATGGGTTTGAAGTCCCATGTGAAACCTACCACTTTAAAAATCTAATGGAATTACCAGAATATCATGTACTAGAAATGGAAATCATTCCAGTAAACAAAAATGGTACCCTCGCAGTCCTTGTTTAAGTGCTCAGAAATGAAGGTTCTGTTGTCTATGACTTACTCACCCGTTGTGAGAACACTACATAGTATCCTGTCCCTTTGGCTCTGCAGGTGAGTTTGCACATGTCTTTGGGAAGCACACCGGCAAATTTTGGAACCCATTCCACAAAGGTCTTCACTCCTTTGGGATCCGTCTGAGGGCCGTTACGCACCTCACACTGTTCCTGACGGAAACTCTTACCTAACAAGGACACAAGAAAATATGAGCAAATATATACAACTATATGAAGGGCTTGTATGATATGTTGTGAAAACAATGAAATCTGTTTACTGTAAATCCCTTACTATCTAAAGCTTTGAACTAAAGATGAACTTCATAAgaggccattcacacagaatgtgcTTTTGCAATCCACTGCTCGTCTCGCACATGAAGTGGAATAAAACAGACACAGTTGaacttttaacctttttttttttactcccctGTCCTGCATCTCttaatttttaaacataaaaacatgaaacacTCAATCTGGAATACCCATGCATAAGCAAACACAGACTGAGCTAATGCATACTATTGCTGtaaatatagtatttaataaaaatattaagtctTTTGTGTATCtgacataaaatatgtttaaatcgtTAGCTTAAAAACTAAGATGGACCCGGTAAGACCAGAAAACCAGCTTAAGGCAAGTTTCAGGAGggaattaattgtaattattgcacaagagttattataaaaaaaatttgttgttgtttttgctatgattactattattattattattatgtaaaatgtatttcttaattaAATGGCACTACTGTCATTAATACTGAGCTTAAGTCAgagttatttcagtattatttatatacagttatataattttttatataatgaatcagcttttatttgaatgtttctcattttcattaaaggggtcacatgataaGTCATGGAcggctgactccactgtgtgaccgtctctctctatctcacacatgcacacgcgcacacacacacacagacgcgcgGCGCGCAAAACTCCGcgtttgaacagtcaatagcaaatacttaaactaataataaaacctACTTACAGTAGCcaattcagaagtgccagattgtcataagcctctttcacactgcacgtcggaatCGGCAAATAGCCGGAACATTgacgggtcgccttctgtgtgaaagcaaacatgtcccgcgattgattccggcattgaacccgggtcggggacctaaaAACATTGCCaggttcaacccgggacgagcgctgtgtgaacaaaaggcagatctaatgccgtgtcgaagtgatgacgcattTTATCGAGCAACTCTTTTACCGTCTGTTTTGAAGGAACATCAACGTTCGTgaggaaaaaatatgtgcaaactgtaatgaagcagagatcagttagttcctgactttccgcgctgacgccgggatcgtttgcttgcttcagtgaaagtataacgtgcctaacgtttccgactcgtacattacacgtcacggcATGATTTCACGTGTCGTTACAGGATCtttaagggttgtgtgtgaaagcgtgCACATATCCCGGgcaatcactggcagtgtgaaagtgcaaaatctagcgacccgggaacaattgccggaacactttacccgtgtatttgccggattggcagtgtgaaaggggctatagaaaagtcagaattacctcctatCCTAGGTTCATGAAATCGTCATCCATAAGATgttttgctgttctgttgtaactaatcttaaagattcctaaatgcatctactttcggaaggccaaataaagtgcttttgctttcgcatAGATACACAGAGCATCTCCCTAACACGGCTGCTTCAACCCTAACTGTgtttactgaaaccacaccttctttttTTGTGGGAACACTgtggcggcattacgcaaatatttccacatagtgacatagagatgtgggtgtgtgtttgaatgagtcTTTCATGGgttgtggcagagtcttaactttgaaaagaatatctctttgtatttgatacttcagtctttgcaacttcacagatcttctttatgcaccaagagcttgtaacactccaaagagaaaatacaattttaaatcacatcatatgacccctttaatgataaAAGCACTGTTAAGTAAAAGCACTCACTGGCTGAAGGGCACGGCGTGACATTGCAAGACCGGTAGACGGCTCTCTTCCCGGTGCAGAAGCGGCCGTTGTTTCGGGGTGGAGGGTTATTACAGAGACGATGTGCAAACTGGACCCCACCGCCACACGTGCGAGAACAGGAACTCCATGGACCCCAGGAGCTCCAGCTGCCATGATTCGATGTCTGTGACATGACAGAGATAATCAGAAAGATTATCAGAGGAAATTAATCAGAAGATAAGATCAGAAGAGCAGACTGAAAACACACTGAATCATGTCTGAGGAATTCACTGACATGAATGGGCTAAACCGTTGAAAAAAATCACGTGTTTTATGTGAAGACGTGTGCACATCATTCACCGGCCCGTAATAAACAAGCTCAGAGCCAAAATGAGTTTGAGACCTGAACGCTGGACATTCAGAGAGAGGAAGGGTGTGTATGCATGTAGAGGGCTCAAACAAGAGGAACATTCTTCATCGGGACTAAAACAAGTCTCTAAAATACTTAATGACCTCGGAGACGCCGATTAAAATACCCTGCTAGACGAGAGGATGGGAAATTCCTGCACTTAAATGTGTTTGATACTAATCTAGTTTGGTCAGAACAGTTAGACACAGGAGGACAATATTGTTAAGAGAAGTGCTCTGCTTTAGGTTCACATGTCTGACGGTCTGAGCTGCTGACAGGGAACATTCTGGAAAGATTCTCTCAAAGTTATGTAATGTTAATAGAATGTTCATTCAAAGTTATCTGGTCTAATGCTGGCAATAAAACTGAATATTCCCCTAATGTTTCcataaacacaattttttttgacgcaaagtgacaataaagccatttataatgttaaaatgatttttatttattttcagctttgatcacagaaatacattacattctGCAATATATGCACATAGAAGGCActcatttgaaattgtaataatatttcatatatatatatatatatatatatatatatatatatatatatatatatatatatatatatatataaataacatttttaatgcagttttgatcaaataaatgcagccttggtgagcagaagagacttaaataattcaaaaatcttacagacccagGGCACTAGTGAACACTATGTAGATGTTATTCTGAAGGTGAACGTATTGAAATGCTGAAGAGGAATCAATATGATGAAGTGAGAGAGAAAGCAGAAGAGAGAGAGGTTCATGGATGTGTTTGAAGAAGTGCAGGAGAGTTGGAGCAAATGATGAGAGACGTAGAAGACCCACTGAGATGCTCTTCACTGGAAAACATTGTGGAGCACTGCAGAAATGGACCGAAGAAACTCATTTGAAACAcagattttatgttttgttatgtgAAGGAGACAGCGGTGAGAAATATCAATTCGGTGAAGCTCAGAGAAACACTGCAAACCAGATGTGGTAAGAAAATGGGTGCCATTCAAATGGACAAATGAGAGCAAGTTGTTTAAAGGCTCAACAGGACAAACATCTCTAATGTCCTTGGTCATCTAGCATCCttacaaaattatgatttttggttgggtgaactacaactttaataatttattttcttatttttattattattactatgaaaatactaaattatttctttaatgaaatgatactctaaataataaactaaaactgcatgtaggtggtggtaaatgtcttaatgaataagtcatcgagtcatttattcattcgtttgattcgttcaaatggctgattcatttaggagtgaagtaaatggttctttatgaatggttcattgaatcattaaggCCCTGGTATACTTCAAACAAAGTTTGTTTCCGTTCTTCGTTTGGGGGCAAAAAGAAGTTCGAAAAGGCTGAGCGACGGTAATATTTCGACACCCCCGCGCTGCTGGAGGCGGGGTGCAGTTTAATGTAAACATGACTCATGACGGCCGTGTGTATCCCCACAACACAACAATGATGAAATGATGAAGTGTAGGCAATCTAGGTGTGAGAGGGGcaccaatggtcagaatattatagacaaaagaataatgtttagcagcagttcagagtcaagtatcatatttggaatacaaaagaaccataatcaatcctttatgggaagtgtgaatgtctcatagtctgtaaaactttagcatgatgtgggaaaaaatattggagtcagtttgttaatttattttattagtgttcatttattatgttaaactggataaattgtttcacctttttatattttatgtggtcttatgatttacttttgataaaaacaaaggtttattattgtatgtttatatatattaaatattttttaaatacaaaatcaaaaaaaaaaaaaaaatgccaaagtACATAAAAActctaactaaaatgaaaataagacctgattataaaatatttgcaaaatattaattgattCCAGATATTATGTATATAAGAATAGATACaaacctaaaactgaaataaaaataaataaaaactatttatatatattaaaaagtgataaaaatgacaaaagcagtaagcacacaacaaaatgaaattttctttttacaacaatatttaaatgtattacataaaaataaaagctaatttgagttattaataaaaactacaatagtatataaccaatactaaaataacactggagcAGCTCAAAATCAACACTGATCAATGTAAAACAGCATGGAAATTCAACAAGTAAACATGAAATGCAATTTGCAATTTGTTTTACTAACATAATGTGACCTTATTCAAAGTGAAAAAGGTTATTCAACAATATATATTGTGAGACTTGATTTTTCAAAAGATGATAAATATGCGGAACCCATGACATCgaaatgaaatagaaatgtatAAGGCATTAAgatgaaagattatgaagacGAACAAGACATTTGTTAATTTGACACCAATCTTAATCTCTGCTCTTACCGAGTAGTGTCTCTTTCGGGTTTTGTCCATACATTTCCCCTGAAGACAGATCCGTCCCTTCCCACACGGTGTTCCTTCCACAGCTGGCAGTTTCTTGGTCAGACACACCATCTGTCCCTTCCTGATGATGGCACACCACAGACGAGCGCACACATCCATCCCGGGACAAACAGTGTACTCCGGCCCGAAGGCCAAATGGCATTGCTGAACCGCATCATAACTTTGACCAGGCAACTCCTCTGGACCCAGGAGAGGCAGACGAGGAGTGTCCAACAGACACTCAGCTACACACACAAACCACAAGAGACATATGTCAGGATGATTATGGACAAATCGTGTGCAAAAtgttgattttcgtttttttttttttttttatgttttatgttttgaaagaagtcttttctgcttaccaagacagcatttatttgatcaaaatatagtaaaaaaaagtgaaatattattacaattcaaattagttgttttctttgttaatgtattgtaaaatctaatttattcctgtgatcaaagccgaattttcagcataattatcacatgatccttcagaaatcagactAATATTCTGAAATGctcttcaagaaacatttctgattattatcagtgctgatcGTGCGGCTTCATATTTTGGGCCATGATTCCCAAATCTTATTTTTCAGGactgtttgatgaatagaaagttgaaaagaacagcattcatttgaaactgaaaattttctaacattataaatgcctttaacatcacttttaataaatttaatgcagccttgatgaataaaactattactttctttttctttttcttttttattactattttagaTCAAAAACATTGTCAAAAGCTGCTTACTAATAACATATTTGTGCAGATGTCTTTATTTTTAACCCCCTGGTATTGtcatttgggagtcacacttTGTGTGTTCGTGGTCAGAAGTCACCGGACACCTCAAATGTaacttatatataaaatatatattttcggTGAAGACATTGTactatatttttgttcaataatagttagaatttttcattttaaattttttagggAATTTCAAGgaactattatattattataattatatttttcccccataaaaaagtctaataattttataattatagcattattatgttaaataataatgttaaaacagaGACAATGCTTTTATAATGCACTTTTTGAAGTCAGATTAGTGAACTTATGCAATTCCAGTGTTTAAGCCACTAGAATCCTATAGAGCTCTATATaaaattattgctacatgtgtgactgcatcatataataattgttaattaatgatattaataatgtcgtctagctgactacgtcttgtattcattttttctaaagatcctgtcaaatgtgcacaaactgacagtcaccaccataagctaatgctaaatattgtagaaacataattttctgtaaag contains the following coding sequences:
- the LOC127999682 gene encoding A disintegrin and metalloproteinase with thrombospondin motifs 5 translates to MWQIVFLCCALDGSFAFSAFRPPANASLLAPARGIVRIVDRIYHGGGKAGYLLYMDEQRFQLDMERDESILSHHFGLNVDALPPRRECVYRGTVNSNTESLAVFNLCGGGLNGFFAVDHARYTITPLIRAKGHENDLHIVEDTDATRALHYYTRESFSFEAMPARHSCGTRNRKTRSHKKRKREDARGRRLWTKFVKPDALTRFKRSVSRARHVELLLVADASMTKKYGKDLQHYLLTLASIASKLYGHASIENPIRLSVVKVVILSENEKGIEVSKNAAATLKSFCKWQNQQNPLDDDHQHHHDAAILFTRQDLCGHHSCDTLGMADVGTVCTPERSCAIIEDDGLHAAFTVAHEIGHLLGLSHDDSKFCEEQFGSTEDKRLMSSILTSIDASKPWSRCTSATITDFFDDGNAECLLDTPRLPLLGPEELPGQSYDAVQQCHLAFGPEYTVCPGMDVCARLWCAIIRKGQMVCLTKKLPAVEGTPCGKGRICLQGKCMDKTRKRHYSTSNHGSWSSWGPWSSCSRTCGGGVQFAHRLCNNPPPRNNGRFCTGKRAVYRSCNVTPCPSASKSFRQEQCEVRNGPQTDPKGVKTFVEWVPKFAGVLPKDMCKLTCRAKGTGYYVVFSQRVVDGTECRPYSSSVCVKGKCVRTGCDSIIGSKLQYDKCGICGGDGNSCIKVAGNFTKKSKGYTDVVKVPEGSTHLKVRQYKAKGQSRYTAYLALRRPGGEYLLNGKFMISTSETIIPLNGSVLNYTGWSQRDEALHSMGPGALQESLVVQILATDSKKPLEIHYSFFMPRKMPLPPRTVVATSETAAELSAAEIMTFTPEVPATMESPTPTTPVGPRWVMGSWMTCSRTCDTGWQSRTVQCKDPQGKLSKSCPISTRPSAFKQCLIKKC